The Pelosinus sp. IPA-1 genome contains a region encoding:
- a CDS encoding aminotransferase class I/II-fold pyridoxal phosphate-dependent enzyme, protein MNHNSQPTQDLRKYASEKASRFTESVIREMSRIATAHKAINLAQGFPDFPASDEIKEAAVKAILENHNQYAITWGTKSLRDAIAKKNKRDYNLDIDPEKQITVCCGSTEGMVATLLATINPGDEVIIFQPFYENYGPDAILCGATPKYVQLHPPTFSFNQEELIAAFSERTRAIIINTPNNPTGKVFNREELDLIAKLCIQYDVLAITDEIYEHIIYDEIKHIPLSTLPGMADRTITINSISKTYSVTGWRIGYVIASPEISQSIRKMHDFLTVGAAAPLQEAAAHAMGFAATYYEKLVDFYSHRRDFMLKELAAIGFECIRPDGAYYIMADIASFGWKNDIDFARYLAEKVGVAVVPGSSFYQENANDKHRFIRFCFCKQLATLEAAVERLQKLR, encoded by the coding sequence ATGAACCATAATTCACAACCAACCCAGGATCTAAGAAAATACGCCTCAGAAAAAGCTAGCCGCTTTACAGAATCAGTCATTCGGGAAATGTCTCGTATTGCCACTGCTCATAAAGCCATCAATTTGGCACAAGGATTTCCGGATTTTCCTGCATCAGATGAAATCAAAGAAGCTGCTGTTAAAGCAATCTTAGAAAACCACAATCAATATGCTATTACTTGGGGTACCAAATCCCTAAGAGATGCCATTGCCAAGAAAAATAAACGAGATTACAACCTTGACATTGATCCAGAAAAACAAATTACCGTGTGTTGCGGTTCTACAGAAGGAATGGTGGCAACGCTTTTGGCGACGATTAACCCTGGAGATGAAGTTATTATTTTTCAGCCGTTCTATGAAAATTACGGCCCAGATGCTATACTCTGCGGTGCAACACCTAAATATGTACAATTACATCCTCCAACGTTTTCCTTTAATCAAGAAGAATTAATCGCCGCTTTTTCTGAACGCACAAGAGCTATTATTATTAATACTCCCAATAACCCAACAGGTAAGGTGTTTAATCGAGAAGAATTAGACTTGATTGCTAAGCTTTGTATTCAATACGATGTTTTAGCGATTACTGATGAGATATATGAACATATCATCTATGACGAAATCAAACATATTCCTCTATCTACCTTACCTGGTATGGCAGATAGAACCATTACTATTAATAGTATATCCAAAACCTACAGTGTTACAGGTTGGCGTATTGGTTATGTTATTGCATCTCCTGAGATAAGCCAGTCCATACGCAAAATGCATGATTTCTTAACAGTAGGTGCAGCTGCACCGTTGCAAGAAGCTGCTGCTCACGCCATGGGTTTTGCTGCTACTTATTACGAAAAGTTAGTCGATTTTTATAGTCACCGCCGGGACTTTATGTTAAAAGAATTAGCTGCCATCGGTTTTGAGTGCATTCGTCCTGATGGAGCCTACTACATTATGGCTGATATCGCCTCCTTCGGCTGGAAAAACGATATCGACTTTGCTCGCTACTTAGCTGAAAAAGTTGGCGTTGCAGTCGTGCCAGGTTCTAGTTTCTATCAAGAAAATGCCAATGACAAACATCGTTTTATACGTTTTTGCTTTTGCAAACAATTAGCCACACTGGAAGCTGCAGTAGAAAGATTGCAAAAATTAAGATAA
- a CDS encoding MFS transporter: MNQKKTNFRWTLAGLMFLISFVSYMDRVNLSVATPSIMQELGFSKMDMGLIQTAFFVGYAFMQIPGGIMGEFWGHRRVLAIAATWWSIFTALTGACSNFTFFAATRAMFGLGEGPMAPAIGRFIYRWFNPSEKGRASSFMLSGVFFGPVVGPTLTVALMMAFGWRSVFVIFGVLGLVIAGLWYWLAKDSPRTSPYVDVAEADYIEEGLSANADKKELAPWRSFLGSSQFWAIGIQYFITDYIMFVFLAWLPLYLMEAQNFSLQKMGIAASFPWAALCIVTATCGYISDKLVASGVSRYKSRTLLGISGLILCCMTLYLGAVATTPSMNVLWLTISLGSLGFTFNASWAACLDIGGKFAGSVSGWMNFWGNLGGIAAPVVTAWIATNYGWQAAIVATAASAVVGIIAWLAVKPDVPLAVKVEEKLEKIA, encoded by the coding sequence ATGAATCAGAAAAAAACCAATTTTCGATGGACCTTAGCAGGACTTATGTTTCTTATTAGTTTTGTTTCTTACATGGACAGAGTAAATTTATCCGTAGCCACTCCAAGCATTATGCAGGAATTAGGTTTTAGTAAAATGGATATGGGTTTAATACAAACCGCTTTCTTTGTCGGTTATGCATTTATGCAAATACCAGGTGGTATTATGGGAGAGTTTTGGGGACATCGTAGAGTCTTGGCTATAGCAGCTACTTGGTGGTCCATATTTACCGCATTGACGGGCGCTTGTAGTAACTTTACCTTTTTCGCTGCCACTCGTGCTATGTTTGGTTTAGGTGAAGGACCTATGGCGCCAGCTATAGGACGTTTTATTTATCGTTGGTTTAATCCTAGTGAAAAAGGACGTGCCTCTTCTTTCATGTTAAGTGGTGTATTTTTTGGACCGGTTGTTGGCCCAACTCTTACCGTAGCCTTAATGATGGCTTTTGGCTGGCGCTCTGTATTTGTGATTTTTGGTGTGTTAGGTTTAGTCATTGCCGGACTTTGGTATTGGCTCGCAAAGGATTCGCCTCGGACCAGTCCTTATGTTGATGTGGCGGAAGCTGATTATATAGAAGAAGGCCTCAGTGCGAATGCTGATAAAAAAGAATTGGCACCATGGCGTAGTTTCTTAGGATCTTCTCAATTTTGGGCTATTGGGATTCAATATTTTATAACAGACTATATTATGTTTGTATTTTTGGCCTGGTTGCCTTTATACTTAATGGAGGCACAAAATTTTTCACTGCAAAAGATGGGAATTGCCGCTTCATTTCCTTGGGCTGCACTTTGTATCGTAACGGCTACGTGTGGTTATATCAGTGATAAGCTGGTAGCGTCAGGTGTTTCTCGGTATAAGTCAAGAACCTTGTTAGGGATTTCTGGATTGATTCTGTGTTGTATGACACTTTATTTAGGAGCCGTAGCGACAACACCTTCCATGAACGTGTTGTGGTTGACAATCTCCCTCGGATCTCTTGGATTTACTTTTAATGCATCCTGGGCTGCTTGTCTTGACATTGGTGGTAAATTTGCTGGTTCAGTGTCAGGATGGATGAACTTTTGGGGCAACCTGGGCGGTATTGCTGCTCCTGTTGTTACGGCATGGATTGCAACAAATTATGGATGGCAGGCCGCCATTGTGGCAACTGCAGCTTCGGCTGTAGTAGGTATTATCGCATGGCTAGCTGTAAAGCCTGATGTGCCGTTGGCTGTAAAAGTAGAAGAAAAGCTGGAAAAAATTGCATAG
- the larA gene encoding nickel-dependent lactate racemase produces MLKEFSFGYGDQEVTIALPEERILNVVEGKAVKALVDVEAAVAAALNNPIGTPPLKEVVQQGDKIMIIASDITRKWVRHDLFLPTLLNELNKSGVPDEDISLIVALGAHRHHTPEENVATFGQEVVDRITILQSYAPEADDFVCIGQTSRGKDVCINKHVVNADKVILTGGIVHHLMAGFGGGRKAIMPGVSSYSTIQGNHSLCLHDIVGQGVSLECIAGKLENNPMHADMLEMAELLKPAFLLNAVFTPEGQFASFVAGHWHEAWLQGCKTASDIFGVPVNGKADLVIASAGGFPKDINLYQGSKTIGNAFMAVKPGGVVILLLECRDMMEPPDFSDWFNYESLYDREVALRKAFTVPGFIALKLGTMAKEVPHIVVSLPRNKEFIEKAGMLAAASLEEAVRMAEEKLGKKDYTITIMAHGANTVPVEGV; encoded by the coding sequence ATGTTAAAAGAATTTTCCTTTGGTTATGGTGATCAGGAAGTTACTATAGCCTTGCCTGAAGAACGTATCTTAAACGTGGTAGAAGGCAAAGCAGTTAAGGCTCTAGTAGATGTAGAAGCCGCTGTAGCCGCTGCACTAAATAACCCGATTGGCACACCACCTCTTAAGGAAGTAGTACAGCAAGGTGACAAGATTATGATCATAGCCAGTGATATTACTCGCAAATGGGTACGTCACGATTTGTTTTTACCAACCTTATTGAATGAATTAAATAAGTCTGGAGTACCAGATGAAGATATTTCTCTAATTGTGGCACTGGGTGCTCATCGACACCATACACCTGAAGAAAATGTGGCAACCTTTGGTCAAGAAGTGGTTGATCGTATTACCATCTTGCAAAGTTATGCTCCAGAAGCAGACGATTTTGTTTGTATCGGTCAAACGTCTCGGGGGAAAGATGTCTGTATAAATAAACATGTAGTGAATGCAGATAAGGTTATATTGACAGGTGGTATTGTTCATCATTTAATGGCTGGATTTGGCGGAGGACGTAAGGCAATTATGCCTGGTGTTTCTTCTTATAGCACGATTCAGGGAAATCACAGCTTGTGCCTTCATGATATAGTAGGGCAAGGTGTTAGCCTAGAGTGTATTGCGGGTAAATTAGAAAACAACCCAATGCATGCCGATATGTTGGAAATGGCAGAACTCCTTAAACCCGCATTTTTACTCAATGCAGTCTTTACCCCAGAGGGACAGTTCGCTTCTTTTGTGGCAGGTCACTGGCATGAAGCTTGGCTGCAAGGTTGTAAGACTGCGAGTGATATCTTTGGTGTTCCTGTAAACGGTAAAGCTGACTTGGTCATCGCTTCTGCAGGTGGATTTCCTAAAGATATCAATTTATACCAAGGGTCAAAAACAATTGGTAATGCCTTTATGGCAGTAAAACCGGGGGGAGTCGTCATTTTATTGTTAGAATGCCGTGATATGATGGAACCACCTGATTTTAGTGATTGGTTTAACTATGAATCTTTATATGACCGGGAAGTAGCCTTGCGAAAAGCCTTTACCGTTCCAGGGTTTATTGCATTAAAACTAGGTACTATGGCCAAGGAAGTTCCTCATATTGTTGTTTCTTTGCCGCGCAATAAAGAGTTTATTGAAAAAGCAGGTATGCTGGCGGCTGCTAGCTTAGAAGAGGCTGTTCGTATGGCTGAAGAAAAGTTAGGCAAGAAAGACTATACCATTACAATAATGGCACATGGCGCGAATACCGTTCCAGTGGAAGGTGTTTGA
- a CDS encoding DeoR/GlpR family DNA-binding transcription regulator: MLTNIKRRKDILNLIFKLGSVKVTALAQQYEVNEATIRRDLKYLSESNNIKLAYGGAYMEEGKTCYSIAEVHLANKRMQNFEEKQVIARKAAMLIKDGETIALNAGSTVEYILDYLENITSLNVVTLCVHVAVKAASLPYVSVYMPGGKMRNSSGVFCGGDSEEFLRKFSVDKCFLGVAAVNLKKGVMHPVFEEIANNRVLLDIAEQKYMLSDSSKLDCVSLASMAELEEFNGFIVDNKFPDVYREFAELNNIEII, encoded by the coding sequence ATGTTAACGAATATTAAGAGACGAAAGGATATTTTGAATCTCATCTTTAAGCTAGGGTCGGTAAAGGTGACAGCTTTAGCTCAGCAATATGAGGTAAATGAAGCAACAATCCGTAGAGATTTGAAATATTTATCTGAGAGTAATAATATAAAGTTAGCCTATGGTGGAGCTTATATGGAAGAGGGGAAAACTTGCTACTCCATTGCAGAAGTACATCTGGCCAATAAAAGGATGCAGAACTTTGAGGAAAAGCAAGTAATTGCGCGCAAGGCTGCAATGTTAATTAAAGATGGTGAAACAATTGCTTTAAATGCAGGTAGTACCGTAGAATACATTTTGGATTATTTAGAGAATATTACTTCTTTAAACGTTGTTACTTTATGTGTACATGTTGCAGTTAAAGCGGCGAGTCTCCCTTATGTGTCTGTATATATGCCGGGAGGGAAAATGAGAAATTCTTCCGGTGTTTTTTGTGGCGGCGATAGTGAAGAATTTCTGAGAAAATTCAGTGTGGATAAATGCTTCCTCGGTGTAGCTGCTGTAAATCTTAAAAAAGGTGTCATGCATCCTGTCTTTGAAGAAATTGCTAACAATAGAGTTTTACTAGATATCGCCGAACAAAAGTATATGTTATCTGATTCTTCTAAACTTGATTGTGTTTCATTAGCTAGTATGGCAGAGTTAGAAGAATTCAATGGCTTTATTGTTGATAATAAATTTCCAGATGTATATAGAGAGTTTGCCGAATTGAATAATATTGAAATTATTTAA
- a CDS encoding HAD-IIA family hydrolase, translating into MFNENKIVTKQEKVKSLKEIKCFALDMDGTVYLGNKILPGVLEFLSYLRTTGRDFLFLTNNSSRDATFYANKLKVLGIDCSVSNILTSGEATALYLKNTKNCKNIYLVGTPALEEEFRRHGFIITADNPEYVVLGFDTTLTYEKLVIACDLIRHNIPYIATHPDFNCPTETGYIPDCGAMAALIKASTGCSPQVVGKPNREIVEALLNKKNYPLEEMAMVGDRLYTDIATGCNAGMVSVLVLSGESKISDVEQSVFKPDYIFDNLGGLGQALSASDKEEDLIHSGFSRELVVG; encoded by the coding sequence GTGTTCAATGAAAATAAGATAGTAACAAAACAAGAAAAGGTGAAATCATTAAAAGAGATAAAGTGTTTTGCACTTGATATGGATGGTACTGTATATTTAGGGAATAAAATACTGCCAGGTGTGCTGGAATTTCTGAGTTATTTGCGTACTACGGGTAGAGATTTTCTATTTCTGACGAATAACTCCTCTAGAGATGCAACTTTCTATGCCAATAAACTTAAGGTGTTAGGCATTGATTGCAGTGTAAGTAATATTTTAACATCTGGCGAAGCCACAGCCCTTTATCTAAAAAATACTAAAAATTGCAAAAATATATATTTAGTTGGAACGCCTGCTTTAGAAGAAGAGTTTAGAAGGCATGGATTTATAATAACAGCAGATAATCCTGAATATGTAGTATTAGGATTTGATACTACATTAACATATGAAAAATTAGTTATTGCATGCGATCTTATACGGCATAATATCCCTTATATTGCGACTCATCCAGACTTTAATTGTCCTACAGAAACAGGCTATATACCAGATTGTGGTGCTATGGCTGCTTTGATAAAAGCATCAACTGGTTGTTCGCCTCAGGTTGTCGGCAAACCAAATAGGGAGATCGTGGAAGCATTATTAAATAAAAAAAATTATCCTCTTGAAGAAATGGCAATGGTTGGTGATCGATTATATACTGATATAGCTACAGGATGTAATGCGGGTATGGTCTCTGTGTTAGTACTCAGTGGAGAATCCAAGATATCAGATGTTGAGCAGTCGGTCTTTAAACCGGACTATATATTTGATAACTTAGGGGGTTTAGGTCAGGCACTTTCTGCAAGTGACAAAGAAGAGGATTTAATTCATAGCGGATTTTCTAGAGAATTAGTCGTCGGGTAA